Proteins encoded by one window of Streptomyces clavuligerus:
- a CDS encoding siderophore ABC transporter substrate-binding protein yields MTGTVLSASLVLSACGTSDEGSDSATSEGEVTVTTAKGELSVPRKPSRVAALDNTSFLTLKAFGVKPVAVPKQLLPKEGFDDWKNDASIKDVGTHREPKFEALNAAEPNLIVGGYRFADHHDKLSKIAKTVDIAPADEAEGGYVQSLKTQTESLGKIFGQETKAKEIVAALDRAEKSAAGATKGESVFLAVASAGKVDNGASRIGRLAEPLNLKNVLSAEGEESTSVHDNSGLAPETIAKLNPDWVIMLDRDAAVGAETGEAIAAKTVVDGMEAWEKTTFRKQDQVIYLASDFYLTEGIQAYTDAFNQVATAFTKAG; encoded by the coding sequence GTGACCGGTACGGTCCTCTCCGCGAGCCTGGTGCTCAGCGCCTGTGGCACGTCCGACGAAGGCTCGGACTCCGCCACCAGCGAGGGCGAGGTCACCGTCACGACGGCCAAGGGCGAACTCTCCGTGCCCCGGAAGCCCTCGCGGGTCGCCGCGCTCGACAACACCTCGTTCCTGACGCTCAAGGCGTTCGGCGTCAAGCCCGTCGCGGTGCCGAAGCAGCTCCTGCCGAAGGAGGGCTTCGACGACTGGAAGAACGACGCGTCCATCAAGGACGTGGGCACCCACCGCGAGCCCAAGTTCGAGGCGCTCAACGCCGCCGAGCCGAACCTGATCGTCGGCGGCTACCGGTTCGCCGACCACCACGACAAGCTCTCCAAGATCGCCAAGACGGTCGACATCGCCCCGGCCGACGAGGCCGAGGGCGGCTATGTCCAGTCGCTGAAGACGCAGACCGAGTCACTCGGAAAGATCTTCGGCCAGGAGACGAAGGCCAAGGAGATCGTCGCCGCGCTCGACCGGGCCGAGAAGTCGGCCGCGGGCGCCACCAAGGGCGAGAGCGTCTTCCTCGCGGTCGCCAGCGCCGGCAAGGTCGACAACGGCGCCAGCCGCATCGGGCGCCTCGCCGAGCCGCTGAACCTGAAGAACGTGCTCAGCGCCGAGGGCGAGGAGAGCACCTCCGTCCACGACAACTCGGGGCTCGCCCCGGAGACGATCGCCAAGCTGAACCCCGACTGGGTGATCATGCTGGACCGGGACGCGGCCGTGGGCGCCGAGACCGGCGAGGCCATCGCCGCGAAGACGGTCGTGGACGGCATGGAGGCATGGGAGAAGACCACGTTCCGCAAGCAGGACCAGGTCATCTATCTGGCGAGCGACTTCTATCTGACCGAGGGCATCCAGGCGTACACCGACGCGTTCAACCAGGTCGCCACCGCGTTCACCAAGGCCGGCTGA
- a CDS encoding FecCD family ABC transporter permease: MTRDAARSGPPEKRRTERLPPARRLSGLVALVLVLLCVLALSVSLGANPLPLRDVWRNVFQPDGSEAASIVWTLRVPRTVVGVVSGVAFGVAGALIQAITRNPLADPGILGVNAGAGFAVTIGVGLFGVTGITGYVWFAFLGAIVATAAVHTIGSLGRGAASPVALLLAGVALAAVLTAFSTFIMLMDEETFRAFKNWGLGSLARASIPDALSVLPFLAVGLAIALCLGGALNAVALGDDQAASLGVSVVRTRVAGIAAVTLLAGGATALTGGIAFIGLMVPHIVRWFTGPDQRWIIACTVLASPAVVLTADVIGRLVARPGEIEAGVLTALIGAPVLIALVRRGKAAGL, translated from the coding sequence ATGACCAGGGACGCGGCGCGATCCGGCCCGCCGGAGAAGAGACGCACGGAACGACTCCCGCCCGCCCGACGGCTGTCGGGGCTGGTGGCGCTGGTGCTCGTCCTCCTCTGTGTGCTGGCGCTGAGCGTGAGCCTGGGCGCCAATCCCCTCCCGCTCCGGGACGTGTGGCGGAACGTGTTCCAGCCCGACGGGTCCGAGGCGGCGTCGATCGTCTGGACCCTGCGGGTGCCCCGCACCGTCGTCGGCGTCGTCTCGGGCGTCGCCTTCGGAGTCGCGGGAGCGCTGATCCAGGCGATCACCCGCAACCCGCTCGCCGACCCGGGAATCCTGGGCGTGAACGCGGGAGCGGGGTTCGCGGTCACGATCGGTGTGGGCCTGTTCGGGGTGACGGGCATCACCGGATATGTGTGGTTCGCCTTCCTCGGCGCGATCGTCGCCACGGCGGCCGTCCACACGATCGGCTCCCTCGGACGCGGTGCCGCCTCCCCCGTCGCACTCCTGCTCGCCGGTGTGGCCCTGGCCGCGGTCCTCACGGCGTTCTCGACGTTCATCATGCTCATGGACGAGGAGACCTTCCGGGCCTTCAAGAACTGGGGCCTCGGTTCGCTCGCCCGCGCCTCGATTCCCGACGCGCTCTCCGTGCTGCCGTTCCTCGCCGTCGGGCTGGCGATCGCCCTCTGCCTGGGCGGAGCCCTGAACGCCGTCGCCCTGGGCGACGATCAGGCGGCGTCGCTGGGTGTGAGCGTCGTCCGCACCCGCGTCGCCGGGATCGCCGCGGTCACCCTGCTCGCGGGCGGGGCCACGGCCCTCACCGGAGGAATCGCGTTCATCGGGCTGATGGTCCCGCACATCGTGCGCTGGTTCACCGGACCCGACCAGCGGTGGATCATCGCCTGCACCGTCCTGGCCTCGCCTGCCGTCGTCCTCACCGCCGATGTGATCGGGCGGCTCGTCGCCCGCCCCGGAGAGATCGAGGCAGGAGTGCTGACAGCCCTGATCGGCGCCCCCGTGCTCATCGCCCTCGTCCGTCGTGGAAAGGCGGCCGGACTGTGA
- a CDS encoding iron chelate uptake ABC transporter family permease subunit → MSEIPVQTPAPAKAPVRRALPAAARLTAATVLAAVCAACFLFLFVEGSFAFAFERRLSMFGTMLIVAFAQAVGTVVFQTITHNRILTPSIMGFDSVYILMQTLLVSVFGGSVLVATDGMPKLVTQTLLMVGFTMLLFGWLFSGRGGSLHVLLLVGVVLGLAFRSLSDFLQRLLSPAEYDVLSTRLYGRLSSAEAEYLPLAGAVCLITGAIVWQRRHRLDALLLGRDTATNLGISYRRELSLLLLLLISLLIAMSTALAGPMTFFGFVTALLAHQLAGTHRHAVVLPLAFLIGLITLVGGQFVMEHVFYASGMLTVVIEFVGGTVFLVHLLRKGTL, encoded by the coding sequence ATGTCTGAGATCCCTGTGCAGACGCCCGCCCCGGCGAAGGCCCCCGTCCGCCGGGCGCTTCCCGCCGCCGCGCGGCTCACCGCCGCCACCGTGCTCGCCGCCGTCTGCGCGGCCTGCTTTCTCTTCCTCTTCGTCGAAGGCTCCTTCGCGTTCGCCTTCGAACGCCGTCTGAGCATGTTCGGGACGATGCTGATCGTCGCGTTCGCCCAGGCGGTGGGGACGGTGGTGTTCCAGACCATCACCCACAACCGCATCCTCACCCCGTCGATCATGGGGTTCGACTCCGTCTACATCCTGATGCAGACCCTGCTGGTGTCCGTGTTCGGCGGCAGTGTGCTCGTCGCGACGGACGGGATGCCGAAGCTGGTCACCCAGACCCTGCTGATGGTCGGCTTCACGATGCTGCTGTTCGGCTGGCTGTTCTCCGGGCGCGGCGGCAGTCTGCATGTGCTGCTCCTCGTCGGGGTGGTGCTGGGCCTCGCCTTCCGCAGCCTGTCCGACTTCCTTCAGCGGCTGCTCTCCCCCGCCGAGTACGACGTGCTGTCGACCCGGCTGTACGGGCGGCTCAGCAGCGCCGAGGCGGAGTATCTGCCGCTGGCCGGCGCCGTCTGCCTGATCACCGGCGCCATCGTCTGGCAGCGCCGCCACCGGCTCGACGCCCTTCTCCTCGGCCGGGACACCGCCACCAATCTGGGCATCTCCTACCGGCGCGAGCTGTCCCTGCTGCTGCTGCTGTTGATCTCCCTGCTGATCGCCATGTCGACCGCCCTCGCGGGCCCCATGACCTTCTTCGGCTTCGTCACCGCGCTGCTCGCCCACCAGCTGGCGGGCACCCACCGGCACGCCGTCGTCCTCCCGCTGGCCTTCCTCATCGGACTGATCACCCTGGTCGGCGGCCAGTTCGTGATGGAGCACGTCTTCTACGCCTCCGGCATGCTCACCGTCGTCATCGAATTCGTCGGCGGAACGGTCTTCCTCGTCCATCTGCTCCGGAAGGGCACCCTGTGA
- a CDS encoding ABC transporter ATP-binding protein: protein MKSHNTEAPMSPSGPSRLRAENVTIGYDDRPVTARLSVAIPDGSFTVVVGPNACGKSTLLRGLSRLLRPAAGRIVLDGQDIHTRKAKDVARRLGLLPQSSLAPDGIRVADLVARGRYPYQTLVRQWTDADQRHVAEAMAATGVEDLSARPVDELSGGQRQRVWVAMALAQQTDILLLDEPTTFLDLTHQIELLELFTDLHLAGRTLVAVLHDLNQAARYATHMIVMKDGAVVAEGPPSDVVTAERVEDVFELRCLVAADPVAGTPPGRSGRTRPHDPPGGRR from the coding sequence ATGAAATCCCACAACACCGAAGCACCCATGAGCCCATCGGGCCCTTCCCGGCTCCGCGCCGAGAACGTGACCATCGGATACGACGACCGCCCCGTCACCGCACGGCTCTCCGTGGCGATCCCGGACGGCTCGTTCACGGTCGTCGTCGGCCCGAACGCGTGCGGGAAGTCCACGCTGCTGCGCGGACTCTCCAGACTCCTGCGGCCCGCGGCCGGACGGATCGTCCTCGACGGCCAGGACATCCACACCCGCAAGGCCAAGGACGTCGCCCGCAGACTCGGACTCCTCCCGCAGTCCTCGCTCGCCCCCGACGGCATCCGCGTCGCCGACCTCGTCGCCCGCGGCCGCTACCCGTATCAGACCCTCGTCCGCCAATGGACCGACGCCGACCAGCGGCACGTCGCGGAAGCGATGGCCGCGACCGGCGTCGAGGACCTGTCCGCGCGCCCGGTCGACGAACTCTCCGGCGGACAGCGCCAGCGCGTGTGGGTGGCGATGGCACTCGCCCAGCAGACGGACATCCTCCTCCTCGACGAGCCGACGACCTTCCTCGACCTGACCCACCAGATCGAACTGCTCGAACTCTTCACCGATCTGCACCTGGCCGGGCGAACCCTCGTCGCGGTGCTCCACGACCTCAACCAGGCCGCGCGGTACGCGACCCACATGATCGTGATGAAGGACGGCGCCGTCGTGGCCGAGGGCCCGCCGTCCGACGTCGTCACCGCGGAACGGGTCGAGGACGTCTTCGAGCTGCGGTGCCTCGTCGCCGCCGACCCTGTCGCCGGTACCCCCCCAGGTCGTTCCGGTCGGACGCGACCGCACGACCCGCCGGGAGGCCGCCGATGA
- a CDS encoding peptidase inhibitor family I36 protein, with the protein MPYELSKARETHEVRGTRRSGVGLRLAALATALTGALAAGFATAPQAAAGDPNNCLPLRFCLWEHHNFDGHMLASEQSMAYVGAAMNDKATSYRNRTNYYVTIYRDANYQGGCLMNSIPPSGISAGVPTALNDQISSFRLSEWPIC; encoded by the coding sequence ATGCCGTACGAGTTGTCCAAGGCGCGTGAGACACATGAGGTACGCGGGACGCGGCGGAGCGGGGTCGGGCTCCGGCTCGCGGCCCTCGCGACCGCGCTCACCGGTGCCCTGGCGGCCGGATTCGCCACCGCGCCCCAGGCCGCAGCCGGGGACCCGAACAACTGTCTGCCGCTTCGGTTCTGCCTCTGGGAGCACCACAACTTCGACGGCCACATGCTGGCGTCGGAGCAGAGCATGGCCTATGTCGGCGCCGCGATGAACGACAAGGCCACGTCCTACCGCAACCGCACGAACTACTATGTGACGATCTACCGCGACGCCAACTACCAGGGCGGCTGTCTGATGAACTCCATTCCGCCCAGCGGTATCTCGGCCGGAGTGCCCACCGCACTCAACGACCAGATCTCCTCGTTCCGGCTGTCGGAGTGGCCCATCTGCTAG
- a CDS encoding iron chelate uptake ABC transporter family permease subunit, with amino-acid sequence MRRLPLPLATLGVLALVTASLFVGGYDIDPHALLTDPEARRMFLISRVPRTLALILAAAAMAVSGVIMQMLVQNRFVEPTTTGTSEWAALGVLLLTLLVPAASPMVKMGAASAFAFAGALVFLFVLGRIALTSQVIVPIVGIMLGALISSVTLYIASSTNLLQMLATWRSGGFSSVVRGSYEPLWVVGVIVVGLYAAADRFTIAGLGRSTATSLGLPYRRVMFIGLSMVALATGVTTVVVGFIPFLGLIVPNLVSMARGDNVRSNLPWVVLSSVALMIACDLVGRLVVRPMEIPATVVLGAVGAVVFVVMILRQRGKAHV; translated from the coding sequence ATGCGCCGACTCCCCCTCCCGCTGGCCACGCTCGGTGTGCTGGCCCTGGTCACCGCCTCGCTCTTCGTCGGCGGCTATGACATCGACCCGCACGCGCTGCTCACCGACCCCGAGGCCCGGCGGATGTTCCTCATCTCCCGGGTGCCGCGCACCCTCGCGCTGATCCTCGCCGCGGCCGCGATGGCCGTCTCCGGCGTGATCATGCAGATGCTCGTACAGAACCGGTTCGTCGAGCCGACCACCACGGGCACCAGTGAATGGGCGGCGCTCGGCGTCCTGCTGCTGACCCTCCTCGTCCCGGCCGCGTCCCCGATGGTGAAAATGGGCGCCGCCAGTGCCTTCGCCTTCGCGGGCGCGCTCGTCTTCCTGTTCGTCCTCGGGCGGATCGCCCTCACCTCGCAGGTGATCGTGCCGATCGTGGGGATCATGCTGGGCGCCCTGATCAGCTCGGTCACGCTGTACATCGCCTCGTCCACGAATCTGCTCCAGATGCTGGCCACCTGGCGCTCGGGCGGGTTCAGCTCGGTGGTGCGCGGCAGCTATGAGCCGCTGTGGGTGGTGGGTGTCATCGTCGTCGGCCTGTACGCCGCGGCCGACCGCTTCACCATCGCCGGACTCGGCCGGTCCACCGCCACCAGCCTGGGGCTGCCCTACCGCCGGGTCATGTTCATCGGCCTGAGCATGGTCGCCCTGGCCACCGGCGTGACCACCGTCGTCGTCGGCTTCATCCCCTTCCTCGGGCTGATCGTGCCGAACCTGGTCTCGATGGCACGCGGCGACAACGTCCGGAGCAATCTGCCGTGGGTGGTGCTCAGCAGTGTGGCCCTGATGATCGCCTGCGATCTCGTCGGGCGGCTCGTCGTCCGTCCGATGGAGATCCCGGCGACCGTGGTGCTCGGCGCCGTCGGCGCGGTCGTGTTCGTCGTGATGATCCTGCGTCAGCGAGGGAAGGCCCATGTCTGA
- a CDS encoding FecCD family ABC transporter permease has translation MNRSTSRPEPIDFGHRQARLRVGGLFAARVSLRSLAVALALTAVALGAAVLSLGFGDYPLTPLQVVRALAGQGDDFHRLIVAEWRLPMAIGAILFGALLGIGGAIFQSLTRNPLGSPDVIGFDAGAYTGVVLTTVLIGSHHHGSVATAAIAGGLLTAGVVQLLSSSRRGAHGFRLIVVGIAVSAMLQSITSYLITRADIDDAMSVGFWAAGSLNRVGWDALVPSLIGGALVLACVSVLAPALRQLELGDDAATAQGVDTARARPVLLIVGVAATALVTAAAGPIAFVALAAPQLARRLTRTPGVTVASAAFLGAALVSLAHTASLAVAQAYRPVPVGLITVCVGGLYLIQLLIRETRRSI, from the coding sequence GTGAACCGCTCCACCTCCCGCCCCGAACCGATCGACTTCGGCCACCGGCAGGCCCGCCTCCGCGTCGGCGGCCTCTTCGCGGCACGCGTCAGCCTGCGAAGCCTCGCCGTCGCCCTGGCCCTCACGGCGGTCGCCCTCGGCGCCGCGGTGCTCTCCCTCGGCTTCGGCGACTATCCGCTCACCCCCCTCCAGGTCGTGCGGGCGCTCGCCGGGCAGGGCGACGACTTCCACCGGCTGATCGTGGCCGAATGGCGGCTGCCGATGGCGATCGGCGCGATCCTGTTCGGCGCGCTGCTGGGGATCGGCGGGGCGATCTTCCAGTCCCTCACCCGCAATCCCCTCGGATCACCGGATGTGATCGGCTTCGACGCCGGGGCCTACACGGGCGTCGTCCTCACGACGGTGCTCATCGGCTCCCACCACCACGGGTCGGTGGCCACGGCGGCGATCGCCGGAGGTCTGCTCACCGCGGGCGTGGTCCAACTGCTCTCCTCCTCCCGTCGGGGTGCGCACGGGTTCCGGCTGATCGTCGTCGGTATCGCCGTCTCGGCCATGCTCCAGTCGATCACCTCCTACCTCATCACCCGGGCCGACATCGACGACGCCATGAGCGTCGGCTTCTGGGCGGCGGGCTCGCTGAACCGGGTGGGATGGGACGCCCTCGTCCCCTCCCTGATCGGCGGGGCGCTCGTCCTCGCATGCGTCAGCGTCCTCGCCCCTGCGCTACGCCAACTGGAGCTGGGTGACGACGCGGCCACCGCCCAGGGGGTCGACACCGCCCGCGCCCGACCGGTGCTCCTGATCGTGGGGGTCGCCGCGACCGCGCTGGTGACCGCGGCGGCCGGACCGATCGCGTTCGTCGCACTCGCCGCGCCGCAGCTCGCCCGCCGACTGACCCGCACCCCGGGGGTGACGGTCGCCTCCGCCGCGTTCCTGGGCGCCGCCCTCGTCTCCCTCGCCCATACGGCCTCGCTGGCGGTCGCGCAGGCGTACCGGCCGGTGCCCGTCGGTCTGATCACCGTCTGCGTCGGCGGGCTCTACCTGATCCAGCTACTGATCCGCGAAACAAGGCGAAGCATATGA
- a CDS encoding ABC transporter ATP-binding protein — protein MTSEHEPPPRPAGPSPLIRALLPGLPALALASLTAAACGLCRLGALWFTVRLLTDPAPAHAVWACTAWLTGALLSALSSWTAHRGEARFAERLRRDIAEHLVRMPASALAARGGDALRRLVSDDIAALHHTVAHLPAETATLAVVPLASTAVLLAVAGPAALLALVPGLLAACYHLLVVPRTSARHGAESARVMSDIAAAVDDHARGARICRVYGAQGGAAAAYAAATRRFTTGTVRWVGRVATLAAVAGALLQAAATYAIAYAAGHGREPGTLAVMLLFGLATVTPALRLGHGLDHVRAGRAAAGRIAEVFREPAVTPFARRAGDGAGATGTALVRLTVKNAGRVLVHEVTHTFTPSAITAVTGPSGSGKTTLLRVIAGLESAMAGNVVLPPAATPCQASGPVLLLPQGGDLLPGTVRDTLRLSAPDADDGDLAEGLRRAQLRIPPGTGTADLSGGERQRVALARAFLTDAPVILLDEPTSALDARTADRVMAELRLLADAGKTLIVVTHDLRLAATADEQLTLTGTHLTTAGGSR, from the coding sequence ATGACGTCTGAACACGAGCCCCCGCCGCGTCCGGCCGGACCCTCACCCCTCATCCGTGCGCTGCTCCCCGGCCTCCCGGCGCTCGCCCTCGCCTCGCTCACCGCCGCCGCCTGCGGGCTCTGCCGCCTCGGCGCGCTCTGGTTCACGGTACGGCTCCTCACCGACCCGGCGCCCGCGCACGCGGTGTGGGCCTGTACCGCGTGGCTCACCGGCGCTCTGCTGTCGGCCCTGTCCTCATGGACCGCCCACCGGGGCGAGGCGCGGTTCGCGGAACGACTCCGCCGCGACATCGCGGAACACCTGGTCCGCATGCCGGCGAGCGCCCTGGCCGCACGCGGCGGTGACGCGCTGCGCCGCCTGGTCTCCGACGACATCGCCGCACTGCACCACACCGTCGCCCATCTGCCCGCCGAGACCGCGACGCTCGCGGTCGTCCCCCTGGCGAGCACGGCCGTCCTGCTCGCCGTCGCGGGCCCCGCCGCGCTGCTCGCCCTGGTCCCGGGGCTGCTCGCCGCCTGCTACCACCTCCTCGTCGTCCCCCGGACCTCGGCACGCCACGGAGCCGAGAGCGCCCGGGTGATGAGCGACATCGCCGCCGCCGTCGACGACCACGCCCGCGGAGCGCGGATCTGCCGTGTGTACGGGGCCCAGGGCGGCGCGGCGGCCGCCTACGCGGCGGCGACCCGGCGCTTCACCACCGGGACGGTCCGCTGGGTGGGACGGGTCGCGACCCTCGCCGCCGTCGCGGGAGCCCTGCTCCAAGCGGCCGCGACCTATGCGATCGCCTACGCCGCCGGCCATGGGCGGGAACCCGGGACCCTCGCCGTGATGCTGCTGTTCGGCCTGGCCACCGTCACCCCGGCGCTGCGCCTCGGCCATGGGCTCGACCACGTCCGGGCGGGCCGCGCCGCCGCGGGCCGTATCGCCGAGGTGTTCCGGGAGCCCGCCGTCACGCCCTTTGCGCGCCGGGCCGGTGACGGGGCGGGCGCCACGGGAACGGCCCTGGTCCGCCTCACGGTCAAGAACGCCGGGCGCGTCCTCGTCCACGAGGTGACGCACACGTTCACGCCGTCGGCGATCACCGCCGTCACCGGACCCAGCGGAAGCGGCAAGACGACACTTCTCCGGGTCATCGCCGGACTGGAATCCGCCATGGCGGGGAACGTCGTCCTCCCGCCCGCCGCCACCCCGTGCCAGGCATCGGGACCGGTCCTCCTCCTCCCGCAAGGCGGCGACCTCCTGCCCGGGACGGTCCGCGACACCCTGCGCCTCTCCGCCCCGGACGCGGACGACGGGGACCTCGCCGAGGGGCTCCGGCGGGCCCAGCTCCGTATTCCGCCCGGGACGGGGACGGCGGACCTCTCCGGCGGCGAGAGACAGCGCGTCGCCCTGGCGCGGGCCTTCCTCACCGACGCGCCCGTGATCCTCCTCGACGAACCCACCAGCGCACTCGACGCGCGGACAGCCGACCGGGTCATGGCGGAGCTGCGTCTCCTCGCCGACGCGGGGAAGACGCTGATCGTCGTCACGCACGACCTCCGGCTCGCCGCGACCGCGGACGAACAGCTCACGCTCACCGGGACACACCTCACGACGGCCGGAGGCAGCCGATGA
- a CDS encoding ATP-binding cassette domain-containing protein: MTTPASRTPTTAARLLPAVSRLLPGAARTLPGAARRRLTRIAFGWALVAVAEAAAYTTLTWAIADGQPPGPVLGAAGAAVATTVLVSRAGYLTGARLAGDLYDTLGTTFARARLSWFTETNRALVRTVAGRAIPTLMSVPAHQLQTFILPPLIPLLLLAGVGIVGGPSAMLFVGALLAVAFVAQSLAQRALARADADRGDAEQAAAAAALEFVDHLELLRTAAGPERAVARLMATWQAQEAAFARTNNASAPATLVSGLAAALPLAGVVVLLAATGTDDPAAALALVVLTGRAAAPLDALALAGLTVNDLRTTVRQYRTVATAPALPEPPRSAPGKGYGLELAGIAHPPVLRDVSALVPEGSRVLITGPTGSGKSTLLNLLMRFDDPEQGRVTLGGAALTDLRYEDLAAHFAYVPQDPIVFDGTLAGNIRLGNPAATDDEVLEVCRTAHLDTVVTRSPHGIHQQVGHQGNALSGGERQRVALARALLKNAPVLVLDEATAALDATTERHILRALRQRPGTVIAVTHRDTADWDATVVITLRGNASPPTA; this comes from the coding sequence ATGACCACACCCGCGTCCCGGACGCCCACCACTGCGGCGCGCCTGCTTCCCGCCGTGTCCCGCCTGCTTCCGGGCGCGGCGCGGACGCTTCCCGGCGCGGCCCGGCGGCGACTGACCCGGATCGCCTTCGGCTGGGCACTCGTCGCCGTCGCCGAAGCCGCCGCGTACACGACGCTCACCTGGGCGATCGCGGACGGACAGCCGCCCGGACCGGTGCTCGGCGCGGCGGGAGCGGCCGTCGCGACGACCGTGCTCGTCTCACGCGCCGGTTACCTCACCGGCGCCCGGCTCGCGGGCGACCTCTACGACACGCTCGGCACCACGTTCGCGCGCGCCAGGCTCTCCTGGTTCACCGAGACCAACCGCGCACTGGTCAGAACCGTCGCCGGACGCGCCATCCCGACGCTGATGAGCGTGCCCGCCCATCAGCTTCAGACGTTCATCCTCCCGCCGCTGATCCCCCTGCTGCTGCTCGCGGGCGTCGGGATCGTCGGCGGACCGTCCGCGATGCTGTTCGTGGGCGCGCTCCTGGCCGTCGCCTTCGTCGCACAGAGCCTCGCGCAACGGGCCCTGGCCCGCGCGGACGCCGACCGGGGCGACGCCGAACAGGCCGCCGCCGCGGCGGCGCTGGAATTCGTCGATCACCTCGAACTGCTCCGGACGGCCGCGGGCCCCGAGCGGGCCGTCGCCCGCCTCATGGCCACCTGGCAGGCGCAGGAAGCCGCGTTCGCCCGTACCAATAACGCCTCCGCACCGGCCACCCTCGTCTCCGGCCTCGCCGCCGCCCTGCCGCTCGCCGGGGTCGTCGTGCTCCTCGCGGCCACGGGGACCGACGACCCCGCGGCGGCGCTCGCCCTCGTCGTCCTGACCGGACGGGCCGCGGCACCGCTGGACGCCCTCGCTCTCGCGGGCCTGACCGTGAACGACCTGCGCACCACGGTCCGGCAGTACCGCACCGTCGCCACCGCGCCCGCTCTGCCGGAGCCCCCGCGGAGCGCCCCGGGGAAGGGTTACGGACTGGAACTCGCGGGCATCGCGCACCCGCCCGTGCTCCGCGATGTCTCCGCCCTCGTCCCCGAAGGGTCACGGGTGCTCATCACCGGCCCGACGGGAAGCGGCAAAAGCACCCTGCTCAATCTGCTCATGCGCTTCGACGACCCCGAGCAGGGGCGGGTGACCCTGGGCGGGGCCGCCCTGACGGACCTGCGGTACGAGGATCTCGCCGCGCACTTCGCCTACGTCCCTCAGGACCCGATCGTCTTCGACGGCACCCTCGCCGGGAACATCCGGCTCGGCAACCCCGCCGCCACCGACGACGAAGTCCTCGAAGTCTGCCGAACGGCGCACCTGGACACCGTCGTCACCCGGTCCCCGCACGGCATCCATCAGCAGGTCGGACACCAGGGGAACGCACTCTCCGGCGGGGAACGCCAACGCGTCGCCCTGGCGCGCGCCCTGCTGAAGAACGCGCCCGTCCTCGTCCTCGACGAAGCGACGGCGGCGCTGGACGCGACAACGGAACGACACATCCTGAGGGCGCTGCGGCAACGGCCCGGAACGGTCATCGCGGTCACCCACCGGGACACCGCCGACTGGGACGCCACGGTGGTCATCACCCTCCGGGGGAACGCCTCCCCGCCCACGGCGTGA
- a CDS encoding ABC transporter ATP-binding protein: MIEFTDIRKAYGDDVVLGPVSGRIPAGGVTSLVGPNGAGKSTLLTIIGRLAEPTSGTVTVDGLDVHRAPSRDVARTLSILRQENHFTARVTVRELVSFGRFPHCRGRLTQRDIAHVDDALDFLHLGDLQHRYLDQLSGGQRQRAYVAMVLAQDTRYVLLDEPLNNLDMKHSVRMMSQLRRAADELGKTVVLIVHDINFAATYSDRIIALRDGRVAASDTVDAMMRAEVLSEVFDTPVQVHEVDGRRTAVYYR, from the coding sequence GTGATCGAGTTCACCGACATCCGCAAGGCGTACGGCGACGACGTCGTGCTCGGCCCGGTCTCCGGACGCATCCCGGCGGGCGGCGTCACCTCGCTCGTCGGCCCCAACGGCGCGGGCAAGTCCACCCTGCTGACCATCATCGGCCGCCTCGCCGAGCCCACCTCGGGCACCGTGACCGTCGACGGCCTCGACGTCCACCGGGCCCCGTCCCGGGATGTCGCCCGGACGCTGTCCATCCTCCGTCAGGAGAACCACTTCACCGCCCGGGTGACCGTACGCGAACTGGTCTCCTTCGGCCGGTTCCCGCACTGCCGGGGGCGGCTGACCCAGCGGGACATCGCCCATGTCGACGACGCCCTGGACTTCCTCCACCTCGGCGACCTCCAGCACCGCTATCTCGACCAGCTCTCCGGCGGCCAGCGCCAGCGCGCCTATGTCGCGATGGTCCTCGCCCAGGACACCCGCTACGTCCTGCTGGACGAGCCCCTCAACAACCTCGACATGAAGCACTCCGTCCGGATGATGTCGCAGCTCCGCCGTGCCGCCGACGAACTCGGCAAGACCGTCGTCCTGATCGTCCACGACATCAACTTCGCCGCCACCTACTCCGACCGGATCATCGCCCTCCGCGACGGCCGTGTCGCCGCCTCCGACACGGTCGACGCGATGATGCGCGCCGAGGTCCTCAGCGAGGTGTTCGACACCCCGGTCCAGGTCCACGAGGTCGACGGACGGCGGACGGCGGTCTACTACCGCTGA